A genomic region of Candidatus Blochmanniella pennsylvanica str. BPEN contains the following coding sequences:
- a CDS encoding Fe-Mn family superoxide dismutase, whose protein sequence is MSFILPSLTYSYDALEPFLDEKTMKIHHTKHHQAYIDNANAALIDLPEFSNLPVIELIKKLNHLPNHKKTILRNNAGGHINHSLFWKYLKKNTILQGSLKDAIEYNFSSISSFKEHFEKTAISRFGSGWVWLIKHNNILSIVSTANQDNPLMGIDISGTNGYPILGLDVWEHAYYLKYQNRRLDYIRSFWNVVNWDEVYAQFNQV, encoded by the coding sequence ATGAGTTTCATATTACCTTCTTTAACTTATTCATATGATGCTTTAGAGCCATTTCTTGACGAAAAAACTATGAAGATTCATCATACAAAACACCATCAAGCATATATTGATAACGCTAATGCAGCACTAATTGATTTACCTGAATTTTCCAATCTACCTGTCATAGAATTAATAAAAAAATTAAATCATTTACCTAATCACAAAAAAACCATATTACGCAACAATGCCGGAGGACATATCAATCATAGCCTTTTTTGGAAGTATCTTAAAAAGAATACTATACTTCAAGGATCATTAAAAGATGCAATAGAATATAACTTTTCAAGTATCTCTTCTTTTAAAGAGCATTTTGAAAAAACTGCTATCAGTCGTTTTGGATCTGGTTGGGTATGGCTCATAAAACACAATAATATTTTATCTATAGTATCTACTGCCAATCAAGATAACCCATTAATGGGGATAGATATCTCCGGAACAAATGGATATCCAATTCTTGGATTAGATGTGTGGGAACACGCTTATTATTTAAAATATCAAAATCGGCGTTTAGATTATATTAGATCATTTTGGAATGTAGTCAACTGGGATGAAGTATACGCACAATTTAATCAAGTATAA
- a CDS encoding M3 family metallopeptidase, with protein sequence MDNNPLLNYSIFPPFSSIKINHVKEAVQKILTNCYNTVDQIVSEKRITWDTLYYPLMIAENELQRIWSPITHLNSVQHNLALRKVYEESLSFISEYRNWINQHDGLYKSYQSLQRGDSGQKLSIIQKKVLNNILHNFKLSGIYLSPQKKKIYAYITSRLSRLRSNYANNVFDATLGWSKLITEKKLLSGIPDHALEIARLAAQARGEKGWLFTLQYPSYSSVLLYCDTKELREELYWAFNTRASDQGPNSGKWDNTLVMDEILALRYELAKILGFRTYFEKSLSKRMVQSPKKVFNFLMNLSIQIRSSEYKEFLEIQNFSKKNSSCISLNPWDIAYYREKQKQYLFSIKNEELCCYFPEKTVLHGMFSVVNRIYGITIKERSNVETWHSDVRFFDIFDGEDRWMGGFYLDMYLRDDKREGAWMDELVGKMYRNDTISQKPIAYLTCNFNCSEKQKSSCLLTHHDVMTLFHEFGHVLHHIMTRIDIPEISGVNGVPWDALELPSQLMEKFCWDPDVLQLISMHYRTKEPLPGYIINNLLKTKTYQSSSYLLRQVIYGLFDLRIHHEYIPGEKRSALKIFNEVIKQVSTCHLSMDWDRFPNSFLHAFSDDYSAGYYSYLWADMLASNVWCRFQELGILNSKIGKLFLNDILALGGTIDLKKCLVKFCTQTMTVEPMLKYYGIPVSVDHSMPI encoded by the coding sequence ATGGATAATAATCCGCTATTAAATTATTCTATATTCCCTCCATTTTCTTCTATTAAGATAAATCATGTAAAAGAAGCTGTACAAAAGATTTTGACTAATTGTTATAATACGGTAGATCAGATTGTATCTGAAAAACGTATAACTTGGGATACGTTATATTATCCGTTGATGATTGCAGAAAATGAATTGCAACGCATTTGGTCTCCGATAACACATTTAAATTCTGTACAGCATAATTTAGCATTACGTAAGGTTTATGAAGAAAGTCTGTCATTTATTTCTGAATATAGGAATTGGATCAATCAACATGATGGATTGTATAAATCTTATCAATCATTACAACGTGGAGATTCCGGTCAAAAGTTGAGCATAATACAGAAAAAAGTATTAAATAATATTTTACATAATTTTAAGTTATCGGGGATTTATTTATCTCCCCAGAAAAAAAAAATATATGCATATATAACTTCTAGATTGTCCCGATTAAGGTCAAATTATGCTAATAATGTATTTGATGCAACGCTAGGTTGGAGCAAGTTAATTACTGAAAAAAAGTTATTATCTGGGATACCAGATCATGCATTGGAGATTGCTCGTTTAGCAGCACAAGCTCGTGGAGAAAAAGGATGGTTATTTACACTGCAATACCCTAGTTATTCTTCAGTTCTTTTGTATTGTGATACCAAAGAACTTAGAGAAGAGTTATATTGGGCTTTTAATACTCGTGCTTCTGACCAAGGACCTAATAGTGGAAAATGGGATAATACTTTAGTAATGGATGAAATTCTTGCATTACGCTATGAGTTAGCAAAAATATTAGGATTTAGAACTTATTTTGAAAAATCTTTATCAAAAAGAATGGTACAGAGCCCAAAAAAAGTATTTAATTTTCTTATGAATTTATCTATCCAGATACGTTCTTCTGAATATAAGGAATTTTTAGAAATACAAAATTTTTCTAAAAAAAACAGTTCTTGTATATCTTTAAATCCATGGGATATTGCATATTATAGAGAGAAACAGAAACAATATCTTTTTTCTATTAAAAATGAAGAACTATGTTGTTATTTTCCTGAAAAAACAGTACTTCATGGAATGTTTTCAGTAGTGAATCGTATTTACGGAATTACTATTAAAGAGCGTTCTAATGTAGAAACATGGCATTCTGATGTACGATTTTTTGATATTTTTGATGGAGAAGATAGATGGATGGGAGGATTTTATTTAGATATGTATCTTAGAGATGATAAACGTGAGGGTGCTTGGATGGATGAGTTAGTAGGTAAGATGTATCGAAATGATACTATTAGCCAAAAACCTATCGCATACTTAACTTGTAACTTTAATTGTTCAGAGAAGCAAAAATCATCATGTTTGTTAACGCATCATGATGTGATGACTTTGTTTCATGAATTTGGCCATGTACTACATCATATCATGACACGTATTGATATTCCGGAAATATCTGGAGTTAATGGAGTACCTTGGGATGCATTAGAATTACCTAGTCAACTTATGGAAAAATTTTGTTGGGATCCCGATGTATTACAATTAATTTCTATGCATTATCGAACAAAAGAACCGCTACCTGGTTATATCATAAATAATTTATTAAAAACAAAAACATATCAATCATCATCTTATCTTTTACGTCAAGTGATATATGGGTTATTTGATTTACGAATACATCATGAATATATACCAGGAGAAAAGAGGAGTGCATTAAAAATATTTAACGAAGTAATAAAACAAGTATCAACGTGTCATCTTTCAATGGATTGGGATCGTTTCCCTAACTCTTTTCTGCATGCTTTTTCTGATGATTATTCTGCGGGGTATTATAGCTATTTATGGGCAGATATGTTAGCATCCAACGTTTGGTGTCGTTTTCAAGAATTAGGTATTCTTAATTCAAAAATAGGGAAATTATTTCTTAATGACATCCTTGCGTTGGGAGGTACTATCGATTTGAAAAAATGTCTGGTAAAATTTTGTACACAAACTATGACAGTAGAACCTATGCTAAAGTATTACGGGATCCCTGTTTCTGTTGACCATTCCATGCCAATATAA
- a CDS encoding inorganic phosphate transporter: protein MSHFLFNLEIHISIMLILALILVFVYEAINGFHDTANSVVTVIYTCALRSHSAVLMSGIFNFLGVTLSGLSVAYTIIHLLPTHFFMNTNANHILAMIFSTLFAAILWNLGTWYFRLPTSSSHTLIGTLIGIGLVHAIITHCPMMQGLNIPKLINIFLSLIISPIIGLTLARIIMLILCRYWNNNKKHKNIHITPTQQTQQYGRPQPSLWTRIILILSAAGVSFSHGANDGQKGIGLIMLLLIGVAPANFMLNMHASSHEIARTRNAVNNFYEYYTQNYNNFKTIIPSEITSMPISLALNQLKVIVPSIKDSTQFFINNNNVTYFNKCLSTSETEIQLRKIFHDLSLTLTIINNALLLLENLDNYAQLNIDQRSQMRQLLIYIVDILDQIIVLPETSYKNKNFLKHLKEHLLHTIEYAPTWIILAVALSLSLGTIIGWKRVATTIGEKIGKKEMTYAQGLSAQLTTAISIGTASYAGMPVSTTHVLSSSITGSMLIRGWGVQGKTIKNILITWSLTVPVSIVLSGSFYWAILRLLHKYIQI from the coding sequence ATGTCACATTTTCTCTTTAACTTAGAAATACACATCAGCATTATGTTGATTCTGGCATTGATTCTCGTATTTGTTTATGAAGCTATTAATGGTTTTCATGATACTGCTAATTCTGTAGTCACTGTAATTTACACCTGCGCGTTACGTTCTCATAGCGCAGTGTTAATGTCGGGAATATTTAATTTTTTAGGCGTAACATTGAGCGGTTTAAGTGTTGCATATACAATTATCCACTTACTTCCCACACATTTTTTTATGAATACCAATGCTAACCATATTTTAGCTATGATTTTTTCTACATTATTTGCAGCAATACTATGGAATCTTGGAACGTGGTATTTCAGGTTACCTACTTCTAGTTCTCATACTTTAATTGGAACATTAATTGGGATCGGATTAGTGCACGCAATTATTACGCATTGTCCAATGATGCAAGGATTGAATATTCCAAAATTAATTAATATTTTTTTATCACTAATAATATCACCAATAATAGGTTTGACACTAGCTAGAATAATTATGTTAATATTATGTAGATACTGGAATAACAACAAAAAACATAAAAACATTCATATTACTCCAACTCAACAAACGCAACAATATGGAAGACCCCAACCATCATTATGGACTCGTATTATATTAATTTTATCTGCAGCTGGAGTTAGTTTTTCTCATGGAGCAAACGATGGGCAAAAAGGAATTGGACTCATTATGTTACTGTTAATAGGAGTAGCTCCAGCGAACTTCATGCTGAATATGCATGCTAGCAGTCATGAAATAGCCCGTACTCGAAATGCCGTTAACAATTTTTATGAATATTATACTCAAAACTATAACAATTTTAAAACTATCATACCATCAGAAATCACATCTATGCCTATATCATTAGCATTAAATCAACTAAAAGTTATCGTTCCTTCCATTAAAGACTCTACGCAATTTTTTATAAATAACAATAACGTAACATATTTTAATAAATGTCTATCTACTTCAGAAACAGAGATACAACTAAGAAAAATTTTTCATGATTTGTCACTAACTCTTACTATTATTAATAACGCTTTATTACTACTTGAAAATTTAGATAATTATGCGCAATTAAACATAGATCAACGCTCCCAAATGAGACAATTACTCATATATATAGTAGATATTTTAGACCAAATCATAGTACTTCCAGAAACTTCATATAAAAACAAAAATTTTCTTAAACATTTAAAAGAACATTTGCTGCACACAATTGAATACGCACCGACCTGGATTATTTTAGCTGTTGCATTGTCATTATCTCTGGGAACGATCATTGGATGGAAACGAGTTGCTACCACTATTGGTGAAAAAATAGGAAAAAAAGAGATGACTTACGCACAAGGTTTATCAGCTCAATTAACCACAGCTATTTCCATAGGTACGGCAAGTTATGCTGGTATGCCTGTTTCCACAACTCATGTGTTATCCTCATCCATTACGGGAAGTATGCTAATTCGGGGATGGGGAGTACAAGGGAAAACAATAAAAAATATATTAATAACTTGGTCATTAACTGTACCTGTTTCTATCGTGCTCAGCGGGAGTTTTTATTGGGCTATACTACGGTTATTACATAAATATATTCAAATATAA
- the ubiA gene encoding 4-hydroxybenzoate octaprenyltransferase — protein MSNRLFFIKKCYNLAQLMRINQPIGFFLLLWPTLWGLWLSHKGIPDKVVLIVFVAGALCMRSAGCIINDYVDYDIDGHVQRTKTRPLPSGMIRKKEALVALSILLFIAFILVLSLNFITIFLSVVALILSWIYPYLKRYIYFPQVMLGLLFSWPILMAFTAINNPINSTAWLLFLMNTVWTIVYDTQYAMIDREDDIYVGIKSSAVLFGDMDKFLIGILQLCIVFILGIIGWKERFTVVFYFFSLFGVIILFMWQQILINKRKRIRYFQAFLSNNYVGMLVFIGIASSFH, from the coding sequence ATGTCAAACAGGCTTTTTTTTATCAAAAAGTGCTATAATTTAGCACAGTTAATGCGCATTAATCAACCTATTGGGTTTTTTCTATTACTATGGCCTACTTTATGGGGGCTGTGGTTATCACACAAAGGTATCCCTGATAAAGTTGTTTTGATAGTGTTTGTTGCCGGAGCACTGTGTATGCGCTCTGCAGGTTGTATAATCAATGATTATGTTGATTACGATATCGATGGTCATGTTCAACGTACTAAAACGCGTCCTTTACCATCTGGAATGATCAGGAAAAAAGAGGCATTAGTGGCGTTATCGATACTTCTTTTTATTGCATTCATATTGGTTTTAAGTTTGAATTTTATTACTATCTTTTTATCTGTAGTAGCCCTAATATTATCTTGGATATATCCGTATCTTAAAAGATATATTTATTTTCCCCAAGTAATGTTAGGATTATTGTTTAGTTGGCCTATTTTAATGGCGTTTACTGCAATTAATAATCCCATAAATAGTACTGCTTGGTTATTATTTCTAATGAATACTGTATGGACAATAGTATATGATACGCAATATGCTATGATAGATCGGGAAGATGATATATATGTTGGAATAAAGTCATCTGCTGTATTGTTTGGTGACATGGATAAATTTTTAATAGGAATATTGCAGTTATGTATTGTATTTATATTGGGAATTATTGGATGGAAGGAGAGATTTACTGTAGTATTTTATTTTTTTTCATTATTTGGAGTCATCATATTATTTATGTGGCAACAAATATTAATTAATAAAAGAAAACGAATAAGATATTTTCAGGCTTTTTTAAGTAATAATTATGTAGGTATGTTAGTGTTCATAGGTATTGCTTCGAGTTTCCATTAA
- the zur gene encoding zinc uptake transcriptional repressor Zur, translating to MNTNIQKILTQIKKLCEQRCVRLTPQRLAVLRLMSQYNGAISAYDLLHLLRQSSLPHAKPSTIYRALNFLLAQGFIHRIESTNSFMLCRYFFELSHNFAFFICKSCKQVTEQTTKGIEEILQNTAKITGFTMFNNVIEAHGLCPKCITLELRPHFKP from the coding sequence ATGAATACTAATATCCAAAAAATATTAACTCAAATTAAAAAACTATGCGAACAACGATGCGTGCGTTTGACACCGCAACGCTTGGCTGTATTACGATTGATGTCCCAATATAACGGAGCTATAAGCGCTTATGATTTACTGCATTTACTGCGACAATCTTCACTACCTCATGCAAAACCTTCTACTATTTATCGTGCTTTAAATTTTCTATTAGCACAAGGATTTATTCATCGCATTGAATCTACCAATAGTTTTATGTTATGCCGCTATTTTTTTGAATTATCACATAATTTTGCTTTCTTTATTTGTAAGAGTTGCAAACAAGTTACCGAACAAACTACAAAAGGAATCGAAGAAATTTTACAAAATACGGCTAAAATTACAGGATTTACTATGTTTAATAATGTTATTGAAGCACACGGACTATGTCCGAAATGTATTACCCTTGAATTGCGACCACATTTTAAACCCTAA
- the dnaB gene encoding replicative DNA helicase, translated as MHVSHDQQVNNMKIPPYSLEAEQSMLGGLMLDNTQWEYISVQINSDDFFNYAHRIIFTEMKRLLETNKPIDLITLSESLEIQGKLELVGGFAYLAELSKNVPSASNVVAYADIVRERSVIRAMISIANKIADAGYNPQGRSSDELLDLAESLIFQISHSKSNHNINPKGIDHILEKTVAHIEQVCNRPKYGVTGVSSGYRDLDKKTDGLQKSDLIIIAARPSMGKTAFAMNLCEHAAMTEKKPVLIFSLEMPGDQIMIRMLASLSRVDQVRIRTGRLNNEDRERITSAMELLLEKRNIYIDDSSCLTPAEVRGRARRLFREHDGLSLIMIDYLQLMRVPSLSNNRTLEISEISRSLKALAKELKVPVIAISQLNRGLEQRTDKHPVNSDLRESGAIEQDADLILFIYRDEVYHENSEMKGIAEIILGKQRNGPIGTIRLMFNGKCSRFDNYVKSGQY; from the coding sequence ATGCATGTTTCTCATGATCAGCAAGTAAATAATATGAAAATACCACCGTATTCATTAGAAGCTGAACAATCAATGTTAGGTGGTTTAATGTTAGATAATACTCAATGGGAATATATATCAGTACAAATAAATTCTGATGATTTTTTTAATTATGCTCATAGAATTATTTTTACTGAAATGAAACGTTTACTGGAAACAAATAAACCTATTGACTTAATAACACTGTCAGAATCTTTAGAGATTCAAGGAAAATTGGAATTAGTAGGAGGATTTGCGTATTTAGCAGAATTATCAAAGAATGTTCCCAGTGCTTCTAATGTAGTTGCATATGCAGATATAGTACGCGAACGATCAGTAATACGCGCAATGATTTCTATAGCAAATAAAATTGCTGATGCCGGATATAATCCTCAAGGCCGAAGCAGTGATGAGCTATTAGATTTAGCTGAATCTCTCATTTTTCAAATTTCACATAGTAAAAGCAATCATAATATTAATCCAAAAGGAATAGACCATATTTTAGAAAAGACAGTCGCTCATATTGAGCAGGTATGTAATAGACCAAAATATGGTGTTACTGGTGTTTCTAGCGGATATAGAGACTTGGATAAAAAAACTGATGGTTTACAAAAATCTGATCTTATAATTATTGCCGCTCGCCCTTCTATGGGAAAAACTGCTTTTGCTATGAATTTGTGTGAACATGCCGCAATGACTGAAAAAAAACCAGTATTGATATTTAGTTTAGAAATGCCTGGCGATCAAATTATGATACGTATGTTAGCTTCATTATCTCGAGTTGATCAAGTACGTATTCGCACGGGACGACTGAATAATGAAGACCGAGAAAGAATTACTAGTGCTATGGAACTTCTTTTGGAAAAGCGTAATATATATATTGATGATTCCTCGTGTTTAACACCTGCTGAAGTGCGTGGACGGGCTCGTAGGTTGTTCCGTGAACATGATGGTTTGAGTTTAATTATGATTGATTATTTACAATTAATGAGAGTACCGTCTTTATCTAATAATCGCACATTAGAAATTTCAGAAATTTCTCGATCGTTAAAAGCTTTAGCTAAGGAATTGAAAGTACCAGTCATAGCGATTTCTCAGTTAAACAGAGGTTTAGAACAACGCACTGACAAGCATCCCGTTAACTCAGATTTGCGTGAATCCGGAGCAATTGAACAAGATGCTGATCTTATTTTATTTATTTATCGTGATGAAGTGTATCATGAAAACAGTGAAATGAAAGGGATTGCTGAAATTATTCTAGGGAAACAACGGAATGGTCCCATTGGCACTATACGATTGATGTTTAACGGAAAATGTTCTCGATTTGATAACTATGTTAAATCTGGTCAATATTAA
- the ssb gene encoding single-stranded DNA-binding protein: MANRGINKVILIGYLGQEPAVRYMSSGSMVTNISVATTESWKDKQTNEFKEKTEWHRVVLFGKLAEIASEYLHKGSQVYIEGSLKTRKWQNQNGQDRYITEIIVNIGGAMQMLGSRHSGENVSLDNQNVMNSGDKTISNDVSVGDPADVNFDDEDIPF; the protein is encoded by the coding sequence GTGGCTAATAGGGGAATTAATAAAGTTATTTTAATAGGGTATCTCGGTCAGGAGCCAGCAGTTCGTTATATGTCTAGTGGTAGTATGGTTACTAATATTTCAGTAGCTACTACTGAATCCTGGAAAGATAAACAAACTAACGAATTTAAAGAAAAAACTGAGTGGCATCGTGTGGTGTTATTTGGGAAATTAGCAGAAATTGCATCAGAATATCTGCATAAAGGTTCTCAGGTATATATTGAAGGATCGTTAAAAACTAGAAAATGGCAAAATCAAAATGGACAAGATCGGTATATTACTGAAATTATTGTTAATATCGGAGGCGCAATGCAAATGTTGGGTAGTCGTCATTCAGGAGAAAATGTATCGTTAGATAATCAGAATGTAATGAATAGCGGCGATAAAACCATATCGAATGATGTATCAGTGGGTGACCCGGCCGATGTTAATTTCGATGACGAGGATATTCCTTTTTAG
- a CDS encoding Na+/H+ antiporter translates to MEIFFTILILTLAVSISGVITRILPFQMPLPLMQIVLGALLAWPRFGLHVDFNPELFLLLFIPPLLFSDGWKTPMREFLRHGGEIVILALVLVIITVVGIGYLIHWMIPDMPLVAALALAAVLSPTDAVALSGIVGEGRISKKLMDILQGEALMNDASGLVSLKFAISVAMGTMVFSVSGASIEFIKISMGGLLTGIAVTWGYSKSLRFITHWSGGDPATQTILLLLLPFAAYLVAEHIGVSGILSSVASGMTIGQSGIIRNAPLAMRLRGNSVWTMLEFVFNGMVFIMLGLQLPDILSTSISQAAMDPTTKTWMLFVYVILIYFALMILRFGWLWLMKNISLYFMTKRPMVFSEYSVREILIASFAGVRGAITLAGVLSIPLFLRDGSAFPFRYQLVFIATGVILFSLLCGVIVLPWLLQGIIVSDKLLQRKEERMARAIAAEVAIESLYKLEERLMHSQEENIDSQIINEVSARVIGNLRRRIDGNNDVNSMLTEELERRMRLNALRAERGEYYHLRAQQKISNETLTKLLRDLDFLEALLAENE, encoded by the coding sequence ATGGAGATTTTTTTTACGATTCTGATTCTTACTTTAGCTGTCTCTATTTCAGGAGTTATAACACGAATTTTGCCGTTTCAAATGCCATTGCCTCTCATGCAAATTGTATTAGGGGCTTTATTAGCTTGGCCTAGATTTGGATTACATGTAGATTTTAATCCTGAGCTATTTTTATTGCTTTTTATCCCCCCGTTATTATTCTCCGATGGTTGGAAAACCCCAATGCGTGAGTTTTTACGTCATGGAGGTGAAATTGTTATATTAGCATTGGTGTTGGTAATTATTACTGTGGTTGGTATTGGATATTTAATTCATTGGATGATACCAGACATGCCTCTTGTAGCAGCGTTAGCACTGGCAGCGGTTTTATCTCCAACTGATGCAGTAGCGCTTTCAGGTATCGTAGGAGAGGGACGTATTTCTAAAAAGCTTATGGACATTCTTCAAGGAGAAGCTTTGATGAATGATGCGTCAGGATTAGTATCTCTTAAATTTGCTATTTCAGTAGCTATGGGCACTATGGTTTTCAGTGTGAGCGGAGCTTCTATAGAATTTATTAAAATATCTATGGGTGGTTTATTAACGGGGATAGCTGTTACTTGGGGATATAGTAAATCATTAAGGTTTATTACTCATTGGAGTGGTGGTGATCCTGCAACTCAAACAATACTTCTTTTATTGTTACCTTTTGCGGCATATTTAGTTGCTGAGCATATTGGAGTATCTGGAATATTATCGTCAGTTGCCTCAGGAATGACTATTGGCCAATCAGGAATAATCCGTAATGCCCCGTTAGCTATGCGTTTGAGGGGAAATAGTGTTTGGACAATGTTAGAGTTTGTGTTTAATGGTATGGTGTTTATTATGCTGGGATTGCAATTACCAGATATTTTATCGACTTCTATTTCACAAGCAGCAATGGATCCAACTACTAAAACATGGATGTTATTTGTATATGTAATTCTTATTTATTTCGCATTAATGATACTTAGATTTGGATGGTTGTGGTTAATGAAAAATATAAGTTTATATTTTATGACTAAACGTCCAATGGTATTTAGCGAATATAGTGTACGAGAAATTTTAATTGCTTCTTTTGCTGGAGTACGGGGTGCTATTACATTAGCAGGAGTACTTTCAATACCACTTTTTTTAAGAGATGGATCAGCTTTTCCGTTTCGTTATCAATTAGTTTTTATTGCCACTGGTGTTATTTTATTCTCTTTATTATGTGGTGTAATTGTTCTTCCGTGGTTGTTGCAGGGAATTATAGTATCTGATAAATTATTACAACGAAAAGAAGAGCGTATGGCACGGGCTATAGCAGCAGAAGTAGCTATTGAAAGTTTATATAAACTAGAAGAACGGTTAATGCATAGCCAAGAAGAAAATATTGATAGTCAAATTATTAATGAGGTAAGCGCACGTGTTATAGGTAATTTACGCCGTCGTATAGACGGAAATAATGATGTAAATTCTATGTTAACTGAAGAGTTAGAGAGACGGATGAGGTTAAACGCATTACGTGCTGAAAGAGGAGAATATTATCATTTACGTGCGCAACAAAAAATTAGTAATGAAACGTTAACTAAATTGTTACGCGACTTAGATTTTTTAGAAGCTTTATTAGCAGAGAATGAATAA
- the gltP gene encoding glutamate/aspartate:proton symporter GltP produces the protein MMIRKFKITLAWKIFFALNLGIVLGIVLHNQTELKDWMITTFLSPAGEIFIRMIKMIVVPIVMATLVVGIAGIGDARKLGSIGLKTIIYFEIITTLAIVLGVAFANLLHPGYGIDMSLLSKTDISMYEQTTSEIQSNLVNTMLSLIPSNIINSMAKGDMLPVIFFSVIFGLGLATLPEKTKTPLLDIFNSVADTMFEVTHIVMRYAPIGVFALISVTVATFGFSSLLPLTKLVLLVYGAIVFFALVVLGIVARICNLRIWKLICILKEELILSFSTASSETVLPRIIEKMEAYGAPSTITGFVVPTGYSFNLDGSTLYQSIAAIFIAQLYGIELSLSQEIILVLTLMITSKGIAGVPGVSFVVLLATLGSVGIPLEGLAFIAGVDRVLDMGRTALNVIGNALAVLVIAKWENQYDTEQALIYESEMLSK, from the coding sequence ATGATGATTAGAAAGTTTAAAATTACCCTTGCTTGGAAAATTTTTTTTGCTTTAAACTTGGGTATTGTTTTAGGAATTGTATTGCATAATCAAACAGAATTAAAAGATTGGATGATCACGACATTTCTTTCTCCAGCTGGAGAAATTTTTATTCGTATGATAAAAATGATCGTGGTTCCCATTGTAATGGCTACATTGGTGGTTGGAATCGCTGGTATTGGAGATGCAAGAAAATTGGGAAGTATTGGTTTAAAGACTATTATTTATTTCGAGATTATTACAACACTTGCTATAGTACTTGGTGTAGCTTTTGCTAATTTGTTGCATCCTGGTTATGGAATTGACATGTCTCTTCTTTCGAAAACGGATATTTCAATGTACGAGCAAACTACATCTGAAATACAGTCAAATTTGGTAAATACTATGTTATCGTTGATTCCTTCGAATATTATTAATTCTATGGCTAAAGGAGATATGTTACCAGTTATTTTTTTCTCGGTAATTTTTGGACTTGGATTAGCTACATTGCCAGAAAAAACTAAAACTCCATTATTGGACATTTTTAATTCTGTAGCGGATACTATGTTCGAAGTAACACATATAGTGATGCGTTATGCTCCTATTGGGGTGTTTGCTTTAATTTCAGTTACAGTTGCGACTTTTGGATTCAGCTCTTTGTTGCCTCTTACTAAACTTGTATTATTAGTTTATGGTGCTATTGTTTTTTTTGCATTAGTAGTATTAGGTATAGTGGCACGCATATGCAATCTTAGAATTTGGAAATTAATTTGTATTTTAAAAGAAGAACTGATTTTATCTTTTTCTACTGCTAGTTCAGAAACTGTATTACCACGTATTATAGAAAAAATGGAAGCTTATGGAGCTCCATCAACTATCACTGGATTTGTAGTGCCTACTGGTTATTCTTTTAATTTAGATGGATCAACTTTATATCAAAGTATTGCTGCTATTTTCATTGCACAATTATATGGTATTGAATTATCTTTAAGTCAGGAAATTATTTTAGTATTGACTTTAATGATCACTTCTAAAGGTATCGCTGGTGTTCCAGGAGTTTCCTTTGTAGTATTGTTAGCTACATTAGGTAGCGTAGGTATTCCATTGGAAGGGTTGGCGTTTATAGCAGGTGTGGATAGGGTTTTAGACATGGGTCGTACAGCGTTAAATGTTATAGGCAATGCTTTAGCGGTGTTAGTAATTGCAAAGTGGGAGAATCAGTATGATACAGAACAAGCTCTGATATATGAATCAGAGATGCTATCTAAATGA